A genomic stretch from Setaria italica strain Yugu1 chromosome VII, Setaria_italica_v2.0, whole genome shotgun sequence includes:
- the LOC101783305 gene encoding APO protein 1, chloroplastic isoform X1: MEILNSVSFGSIGFNRTRTNKLVKVGSQPQRIGWKLSRTCCEYSADTSRKRQAEYEQQPQNVDLPELQPKNKKKPFPVPIKKMLQDSRRDKRLAQMRIEKPLEAPKNGLLVPELVPVAYEVLDNWKVLIRGLSQLLNVVTVYGCRKCPQVHVGPVGHQIQDCYGSGSQRRNSHHSWASGSINDVLIPIESYHLFDPFGRRVKHETRFDYDRIPAIVELCIQAGVDLPQYPSRRRTSPVRMIGKKVISRGEFVDEPKPHRSEDCVSLLAELDTFNNQQGQSPSPSNVKELAERTLKAYLNVRQGVEQLMSKYTVKACGYCSEVHVGPWGHNVKLCGAFKHQWRDGKHGWQDAVVDEVIPPNYVWHVPDPSGPPLRSSLRSFYGKAPAVVELCVQAGAAIPDEYRPMMRTDIVIPDSEEARWAA; the protein is encoded by the exons ATGGAGATACTTAACA GCGTTTCCTTCGGCTCGATAGGCTTCAACAGAACCAGAACGAACAAATTAGTGAAG GTAGGATCTCAACCACAACGAATTGGCTGGAAGCTGTCAAGGACATGTTGCGAATACTCTGCTGATACTTCTAGAAAGAGGCAGGCAGAGTATGAGCAACAACCACAGAAtgttgatcttccagaattacaaccaaaaaacaaaaagaaacccTTTCCTGTTCCAATTAAAAAGATGTTGCAAGATTCTCGGCGAGATAAGAGGCTTGCACAAATGCGGATAGAGAAGCCTCTTGAAGCCCCAAAGAATGGTTTGCTTGTGCCAGAGCTTGTTCCTGTTGCTTATGAAGTCCTTGATAACTGGAAAGTGCTCATCAGAGGCCTGTCTCAACTTCTGAATGTTGTCACAGTTTATGGCTGCAG AAAGTGCCCTCAAGTTCATGTTGGTCCAGTTGGCCACCAGATCCAGGATTGCTATGGTTCAGGAAGCCAGCGTCGGAACAGTCATCATTCTTGGGCTAGCGGTTCCATCAATGATGTCCTCATCCCGATCGAGTCGTACCATCTTTTTGATCCATTTGGACGGAGAGTCAAGCATGAAACCAGGTTTGATTATGACAGGATTCCGGCGATTGTTGAACTATGCATTCAGGCTGGTGTCGACTTACCACAATATCCCTCGAGGCGACGGACTTCTCCTGTCAGGATGATAGGCAAGAAGGTGATTAGCCGCGGTGAGTTTGTTGATGAGCCTAAGCCACACCGGTCAGAAGATTGTGTATCTCTACTTGCTGAGCTGGACACATTCAACAACCAACAGGGCCAGTCACCTTCACCATCCAATGTGAAAGAGCTTGCAGAGAGGACACTGAAAGCATACCTCAATGTGAGGCAAGGTGTTGAGCAACTGATGAGCAAGTACACTGTGAAAGCATGTGGTTACTGCTCTGAGGTCCACGTCGGTCCATGGGGCCACAATGTGAAGCTCTGCGGGGCTTTCAAGCACCAGTGGCGGGATGGCAAGCACGGGTGGCAGGACGCGGTGGTTGATGAGGTCATCCCGCCTAACTACGTGTGGCATGTCCCTGACCCCAGTGGCCCTCCTCTCAGATCCTCTCTCAGGAGTTTCTATGGAAAAGCTCCAGCTGTCGTAGAGCTGTGTGTGCAGGCTGGAGCTGCAATACCGGACGAGTATAGGCCAATGATGAGGACTGACATTGTCATCCCAGACAGTGAGGAAGCTCGGTGGGCTGCATAA
- the LOC101783305 gene encoding APO protein 1, chloroplastic isoform X2 has protein sequence MLQDSRRDKRLAQMRIEKPLEAPKNGLLVPELVPVAYEVLDNWKVLIRGLSQLLNVVTVYGCRKCPQVHVGPVGHQIQDCYGSGSQRRNSHHSWASGSINDVLIPIESYHLFDPFGRRVKHETRFDYDRIPAIVELCIQAGVDLPQYPSRRRTSPVRMIGKKVISRGEFVDEPKPHRSEDCVSLLAELDTFNNQQGQSPSPSNVKELAERTLKAYLNVRQGVEQLMSKYTVKACGYCSEVHVGPWGHNVKLCGAFKHQWRDGKHGWQDAVVDEVIPPNYVWHVPDPSGPPLRSSLRSFYGKAPAVVELCVQAGAAIPDEYRPMMRTDIVIPDSEEARWAA, from the exons ATGTTGCAAGATTCTCGGCGAGATAAGAGGCTTGCACAAATGCGGATAGAGAAGCCTCTTGAAGCCCCAAAGAATGGTTTGCTTGTGCCAGAGCTTGTTCCTGTTGCTTATGAAGTCCTTGATAACTGGAAAGTGCTCATCAGAGGCCTGTCTCAACTTCTGAATGTTGTCACAGTTTATGGCTGCAG AAAGTGCCCTCAAGTTCATGTTGGTCCAGTTGGCCACCAGATCCAGGATTGCTATGGTTCAGGAAGCCAGCGTCGGAACAGTCATCATTCTTGGGCTAGCGGTTCCATCAATGATGTCCTCATCCCGATCGAGTCGTACCATCTTTTTGATCCATTTGGACGGAGAGTCAAGCATGAAACCAGGTTTGATTATGACAGGATTCCGGCGATTGTTGAACTATGCATTCAGGCTGGTGTCGACTTACCACAATATCCCTCGAGGCGACGGACTTCTCCTGTCAGGATGATAGGCAAGAAGGTGATTAGCCGCGGTGAGTTTGTTGATGAGCCTAAGCCACACCGGTCAGAAGATTGTGTATCTCTACTTGCTGAGCTGGACACATTCAACAACCAACAGGGCCAGTCACCTTCACCATCCAATGTGAAAGAGCTTGCAGAGAGGACACTGAAAGCATACCTCAATGTGAGGCAAGGTGTTGAGCAACTGATGAGCAAGTACACTGTGAAAGCATGTGGTTACTGCTCTGAGGTCCACGTCGGTCCATGGGGCCACAATGTGAAGCTCTGCGGGGCTTTCAAGCACCAGTGGCGGGATGGCAAGCACGGGTGGCAGGACGCGGTGGTTGATGAGGTCATCCCGCCTAACTACGTGTGGCATGTCCCTGACCCCAGTGGCCCTCCTCTCAGATCCTCTCTCAGGAGTTTCTATGGAAAAGCTCCAGCTGTCGTAGAGCTGTGTGTGCAGGCTGGAGCTGCAATACCGGACGAGTATAGGCCAATGATGAGGACTGACATTGTCATCCCAGACAGTGAGGAAGCTCGGTGGGCTGCATAA